Proteins from one Desulfonema limicola genomic window:
- the hmcF gene encoding sulfate respiration complex iron-sulfur protein HmcF — MAQGKYCNREKINTLEQLQSLLSDTNGKQYYKEMEDLDVDTELLANTIQKTLKQKSRIKTWLEICAHCGMCAESCFLYLANDNDPEQVPSYKIQSTLGEIVKKKGQVSTEFLIKCMDTAWSKCTCCNRCGQYCPLGIDMGIMFGYLRGLLFNQGFVPWEMKIGSGMHRIFRAQMDVTTEDWVDTCEWMADEYSEDWPGLEIPVDKENADILYTVNAREPKHYPEDLAEAAILFHIAGENWTVPSEGWEETSLAMFAGDWEACKLQVESVYDAMKRLNPKRMVVTECGHAYRATVIEGPYWAGLKSGQTPIPSFHYVEWVAEALRTGKLKIDPAKKIKEPVTYQDSCNYIRNAGLADCAREIMSYIAEDFREMTPNREHNFCCGGGGGFNGMGRYRKQRNAGLKVKRDQILATGCKLVISPCHNCWDAIRDLEEVYEIGIRWSFLKPLLIDMVIVPDHLKPQDEEDE; from the coding sequence ATGGCACAAGGAAAATACTGTAACAGGGAAAAGATTAATACTCTGGAGCAGCTTCAATCGCTGTTAAGTGACACTAACGGCAAGCAGTATTATAAAGAAATGGAAGACCTGGATGTTGATACAGAGCTTTTGGCAAATACCATCCAGAAAACATTAAAACAAAAATCCAGAATAAAAACCTGGCTTGAGATATGCGCCCATTGCGGCATGTGTGCGGAAAGCTGTTTTCTGTATCTGGCAAACGATAATGATCCTGAGCAGGTGCCTTCATACAAGATTCAGTCAACCCTGGGAGAGATTGTTAAAAAGAAAGGCCAGGTCAGCACTGAATTTCTGATAAAGTGCATGGATACTGCCTGGTCAAAATGTACATGCTGCAACAGGTGCGGCCAATACTGTCCCCTGGGCATAGATATGGGCATTATGTTTGGTTATCTGAGAGGACTTCTTTTTAACCAGGGTTTTGTTCCCTGGGAAATGAAGATTGGTTCTGGTATGCACCGTATCTTCCGGGCACAGATGGATGTTACCACAGAAGACTGGGTTGATACATGCGAGTGGATGGCTGACGAATATTCAGAAGACTGGCCCGGGCTTGAGATTCCTGTTGACAAGGAAAATGCCGATATTCTCTACACGGTAAATGCAAGAGAACCCAAGCATTATCCTGAAGACCTTGCAGAAGCAGCTATTTTGTTTCATATTGCAGGAGAAAACTGGACAGTTCCAAGTGAAGGATGGGAAGAAACCAGCCTTGCCATGTTTGCAGGAGACTGGGAAGCATGTAAACTTCAGGTTGAGTCCGTATATGATGCCATGAAACGCTTGAATCCCAAAAGAATGGTTGTTACCGAATGCGGACATGCATACAGAGCAACAGTTATAGAAGGACCTTACTGGGCAGGTTTAAAGAGCGGTCAGACTCCTATTCCGAGTTTCCACTATGTTGAATGGGTTGCAGAAGCACTGCGCACAGGCAAACTTAAGATTGATCCTGCAAAAAAGATAAAAGAACCTGTTACATACCAGGATTCATGCAACTATATCAGAAACGCAGGTCTTGCTGACTGTGCCCGTGAGATCATGAGCTATATTGCTGAAGATTTCAGGGAAATGACCCCTAACCGTGAGCATAATTTCTGCTGCGGAGGCGGAGGCGGATTTAACGGTATGGGACGCTACCGCAAGCAGAGAAATGCAGGTCTGAAGGTTAAACGGGATCAGATTCTTGCCACAGGCTGCAAGCTTGTAATCTCTCCCTGCCACAACTGCTGGGATGCAATCCGGGATCTTGAAGAAGTATATGAAATCGGCATAAGATGGTCGTTTTTAAAACCCCTGCTTATTGATATGGTTATTGTTCCAGATCATCTCAAACCCCAGGATGAAGAAGACGAATAA